One segment of Ziziphus jujuba cultivar Dongzao chromosome 12, ASM3175591v1 DNA contains the following:
- the LOC107428611 gene encoding glutamate--glyoxylate aminotransferase 2: protein MPPKGLDYELLNENVKKVQYAVRGELYLRASELQKEGKKIIFTNVGNPHALGQKPLTFPRQVVALCQAPFLLDDPNVGLLFPADAIARAKHYLSLTSGGLGAYSDSRGVPGIRKEVAEFIERRDGYPSDPELIFLTDGASKGVMQMLNTIIRDAGDGILVPVPQYPLYSAAISLFGGSLVPYYLEETANWGLDVNDLRQSVAQARYKGITVRAMVIINPGNPTGQCLSEGNLREIIKFCYEENLVLLGDEVYQQNIYQDERPFISARKVLLDMGPPLSNEVQLVSFHTVSKGYWGECGQRGGYFEMTNIPPQTVDEIYKVASISLSPNVPAQIFMGLMVNPLKPGDISYDQFVRESKGILESLRRRARIMTDGFNSCRNVVCNFTEGAMYSFPQIRLPPKAIEAAKNAGKVPDVFYCLKLLEATGISTVPGSGFGQKEGVFHLRTTILPAEEDMPEIMSSFKKFNDDFMEQYEDHRGYSRM from the exons ATGCCACCAAAGGGGTTAGACTATGAATTATTGAATGAAAACGTGAAGAAGGTTCAATATGCTGTTAGAGGTGAGCTGTATCTTCGAGCTTCTGAGCTccagaaggaaggaaaaaag ATTATCTTCACAAATGTTGGGAACCCTCATGCTCTAGGGCAGAAGCCACTGACCTTCCCTCGACAG GTGGTTGCCCTATGCCAAGCTCCATTTCTATTAGATGATCCTAATGTAGGACTCCTTTTCCCTGCTGATGCTATTGCAAGAGCTAAACACTATCTTTCACTAACTTCCGGTGGTCTAG GTGCATATAGTGATTCCCGAGGTGTTCCTGGAATCAGAAAGGAAGTTGCAGAGTTCATTGAGAGGCGTGATGGGTATCCAAG TGACCCAGAACTCATATTTCTCACAGATGGTGCCAGCAAAGGTGTGATGCAGATGTTAAATACTATCATTCGCGATGCAGGGGATGGG ATTTTGGTTCCAGTCCCACAGTACCCGCTTTATTCAGCTGCAATATCACTATTTGGTGGTTCTCTTGTTCCATATTATCTAGAGGAGACAGCGAATTGGGGTCTTGACGTTAATGACCTTCGCCAGTCTGTTGCACAGGCTCGCTACAAAGGAATAACT GTGAGAGCAATGGTGATCATAAACCCTGGCAACCCTACTGGTCAATGTCTTAGTGAAGGCAATTTAAGAGAAATCATAAAATTCTGTTACGAAGAAAACCTAGTATTGCTTGGAGATGAGGTTTATCAGCAGAATATATACCAGGATGAGCGCCCATTTATAAGTGCAAGAAAG GTTTTATTGGATATGGGGCCACCTTTAAGCAACGAAGTCCAGCTTGTATCTTTCCACACTGTATCCAAAGGATATTGGGGTGAATGTGGACAGCGAGGTGGATATTTTGAGATGACTAACATTCCTCCACAG ACAGTTGATGAGATCTATAAGGTTGCTTCGATATCGCTGAGTCCAAATGTTCCTGCACAAATATTT ATGGGGCTGATGGTCAACCCTCTTAAACCTGGAGATATTTCATATGACCAGTTTGTTAGAGAAAG CAAAGGGATCCTTGAATCACTGAGGAGAAGAGCTAGAATAATGACTGACGGATTTAACAGCTGCAGAAATGTAGTTTGTAACTTCACCGAAG GTGCCATGTATTCATTCCCTCAAATCCGCTTGCCACCGAAAGCCATAGAGGCTGCTAAAAATGCTGGAAAAGTTCCAGATGTTTTCTACTGTCTCAAGCTTTTGGAAGCCACCGGCATTTCCACAGTCCCTGGTTCAGGATTTGGGCAGAAAGAAGG GGTGTTCCATTTGAGGACAACCATCTTACCAGCTGAGG